Proteins from a single region of Desertibacillus haloalkaliphilus:
- a CDS encoding glycosyltransferase, whose amino-acid sequence PRWKLRNDLKLQPDEKTILISGGGLGLGKYEEIIRTLEELQQNIQILCMTGTNKELEEKIRQCKSKHRLHIISYTNQFTNYLRASDLVISKAGGLTVSEALACETPILIYQPVPGHEEDNAQFLVDFGTAVKAERIEDISSHLEDMVFNEETY is encoded by the coding sequence TCCCTAGATGGAAGTTACGAAATGATTTAAAGCTGCAACCAGATGAAAAAACGATTCTTATATCTGGTGGGGGCTTAGGTTTGGGCAAGTATGAAGAGATCATTCGAACCTTGGAAGAACTACAGCAGAACATTCAAATTTTATGTATGACGGGAACAAATAAAGAGTTAGAAGAGAAGATCCGCCAGTGTAAAAGCAAACATCGGCTACACATAATTTCATATACTAATCAATTCACAAATTATTTACGGGCGAGTGATCTTGTTATTTCAAAAGCAGGTGGATTAACTGTATCAGAAGCTTTAGCTTGTGAGACCCCAATTTTGATTTATCAGCCAGTTCCAGGACATGAAGAAGATAACGCCCAATTTTTAGTTGATTTTGGCACCGCTGTGAAAGCAGAACGAATTGAAGACATTTCTAGTCATTTAGAAGACATGGTGTTTAACGAAGAGACGTAT